In Aquimarina sp. TRL1, a single window of DNA contains:
- a CDS encoding NUDIX domain-containing protein, whose protein sequence is MKEVDKIAFIEIKDGQILSTRSKGKNTFYIPGGKRETGETDQQTLIREISEELSVTIHPDSLNYIGTFKAQSDGAAKGVIVKMTCYSATYSGELKAASEIDEIRWLSYQDMNIISAVDQKIFTFLKEKGLLN, encoded by the coding sequence ATGAAAGAAGTTGATAAAATAGCATTTATCGAAATAAAAGACGGGCAGATTCTGAGTACGCGTTCTAAAGGAAAAAATACATTCTACATCCCTGGAGGAAAAAGAGAAACGGGAGAAACAGATCAACAAACACTTATCAGAGAAATTTCTGAAGAGTTGAGTGTCACAATTCATCCGGATTCTCTTAATTATATTGGAACATTTAAAGCACAATCAGATGGTGCTGCAAAAGGAGTTATTGTAAAAATGACTTGTTATAGTGCCACCTATTCCGGAGAGCTAAAAGCGGCTAGTGAAATAGACGAAATTCGTTGGCTTTCGTATCAGGATATGAATATTATTTCGGCTGTGGATCAAAAAATTTTTACTTTTCTAAAAGAAAAAGGATTGCTCAACTAA